ATTAATTTCAAAATACGCGAAATAAAAGAAGATGACTTGGGCAAAGGATTCTTTAAAACGCTATCCAACCTAGCTGAGATAGGAGAGGTTTCCAAGAATTCTTTAAAAGCAAGAAAGATTCTACAAGCAATTAAATCAAATCCTCTGCACAAGATCTTCGTTGCTGTAAGTGACGATGGCGAGGTTATAGGGTTAACTACGTTGCTTATAGAACAGAAATTTATTCATGATGGAGGCAAGGTTGCGCATATAGAAGACGTTGTAACAAGGAAAGAATACCAAGGTCTTGGCATAGGCTCAGCCTTGATTCACAAGGTTTTGAAGTTGGCAAAAGAAAGGAATTGTTATAAGGTCATCCTTGATTGTTCAGAGAGAAACGTAGAGTATTATGAGAAGTTAGGCTTCAAAAGGCATTCTGTTAGCATGAGATATGACTTGAAGTGATTGAGACCCAGTTCTGTACGAATGAGTTGAATTAGAGGAGCAACTCATTCCTTTCTAACATGTCAATCACACTAGCTAGAAGTTTAGCATTGCATCTAATCACGATCTTACAATATAGAAAGATGAGTAGTGATTTTATGAACCTCAGATATTTAATGGAGCAAGAATTCCTATTCTATACCAATTTTTATTTATACAACTAGCTCTATATTATTTGCATATATCTACAAGTATGTGTGATCTAGGATACTTATTATCGTGGGCTAAAATGTTATGATACATGCGACATATGATAATTTTTGGGATAGCAGGATCATTGCTACTGTTGTCACTCTTATCGTTATCGAATCTTCAAGTAATAGCTACCGAATCTGATAAGAGTAATTCTATAGGTATATGTTGTGCTTGGAACAGTAAGCTTGCAGATGGTGAACTGAGCTTCAAAATAAGTGGCGGTGATGAAACTGCTCGTAACGCAGTTCGAGATGCGATAAAAGAGTGGGAGATCGTACAGGATCTTACACTTACCGAAATCTCTGGAAAGGAGAAGATTGACATAAATGTGCAGTTCAAGAAAGGTGGCGGCATGATAGCTGGACAAGCTCTGCGCAAATTCGATGGCAACAGTTTCATAGATTCCGTACAGATACAGATATCAGGCAGTGCTTTTGGCACCCCAAGTAATGTCGCAACGGTAAAGCAGATAACAAGACATGAAATGGGCCATGCCTTGGGTATAGGACATGCAAACTTTGACGGCGATCTAATGTCAACTACTGTTCAATCAGGAAGCGAGAACGTATCTATATGTGATATCAATGGAGTAAAAGCGGCAAATCATTTGAAGTTTGAAGATAACAGTTCTCCGCATCATCCACATACAGATCATGTGCATTGTACATAGCCTTCTCTATTTGTTTTAGTGCTATAGAAGAGAACTGTCTTGGCTCTTACGCCTCATTTAGCATAATATATGGTTATTACTGGAATGGTGCGATGGAAGTACGACCCCGTATATAGTTGATCTTAATAAATCACTTTAATTGAAACCTATTATTCTAAGAAATAATGTGAGTTCTAGACTCTTTCTCTTGACAAAAACATTGTAAAGCAGAGTGGTAAAGAAATGCTTGATGCCCGCCCATGAAAGCAAAAGAGGGGATGGGTACAATAAAAAGAAGTGCTGATAAGAACGATATTTTACTATTGATATGCTTAGAAAAATTCCATGATATGTATATACTATTTTGAATACCTCATACGGCAATTGACATTTTTGAAAGATTTCAAAAGGTTCAACGGCCATTTAAAAACATGTCATAGAATGAAAGTTTCGGTGTGGTACTGGCTTCCTATACCGAGTGACCTGATTTCGAGACCCACTGCTCCACGCTTAGTATTTGAGCAGTCCTAGTTCTTGCGAGACCAGAAATTTAGGAAATAGCAATTGTTATACAGTATATGGAGATGGTAGCGTTCAGGTATTCTATGGGCATAAATGGGAAAAGTTATGCTATGCTATGCTACGTTACGCAAGGTAAGAAAGCTTATGCAAATACAGACGCATAAAAGTGCTAGCGGGGGAGGGGGTTCGTATATAAAGAAATTAGAACGCATACGCATGCAAGCAAGTAGAGAGATAGGTAGAATATATAGAACATGGCTAAACTGTATTCCTCCTGTTACAGAAAATATTCCACTAACCTATGATTCTTCAGTAATGTTAGATCACGGATTTAGGAAAACCAGTTTAACTTAAGCGATACCAAACTGCAACTAGGGTAATGGTATTTTCGAGGAGAAGAATATAGTAGAGTCACGTTCATTACTTTCGACTATACACCTAAAGCATCCATACAGGCGCAGAACTTTACTGATCTTGCATAGCGAGTCATTCTATATTTGTAATATTGATCGATAAGGCTTTTGTGATCTAAACCCTGTCAATCAGACATATTAGCCTGCAAAAGGTGTCTCCATTACCTATGCATAAACTTGATACCCATACTTATCACATGAATCTTGAACAGTTTAATTGCAAACTTTTATTAGCAACAACCCTTCCCCCCCATTTTTTCTTTATGGACAAATTATCCATACGCTTTTTGGAACCACTGTTTCACTGGTTCATGTTTAGATGAAACTTGTGCTTCGCAGGATTCCTTATGATATCTGTTGTTAATTAATTGATACATGAACATGCAAAGTATACTGATAACATTGATTGGCGCAATAGTTGCAGCGACCTTAGCAATGGTACTGGTATGGTATAGCAAGAAGACGATAATGAATGCCATGTCAAAGCGTCATGTGCTACATACGCTAAAAACAAGGAGCATGAATGGTAAACAACTTGTGGATTCTGCAAAGGAGTGCAGGAGTGACGCTATATCACCCAAATTAATACCCCTTTTGCTAGTAAAACTGCAGGAAGAGGGTTTGATACAGAGAGCTGGAAGTAATATGTATGCAATAACAACCAAGGGCTTGGAGTCATTAAATAATTTGGAATCGATGAACAAAGAATTTAAGAAGATCCTTAGTATAATGCAAAAAACATCTGTGATAGGTAAACTTATGTTAAATGAAGTGCTAGAGAGGATTGCGATGATCTCCAGCATAGATAACATACAGGACTTTCAGCGCAGGAAGGAAGAAGCAGTAGTTCAACAATAAACCCATCCATATTTTTTGGTTCATGTAGGTTAATAGGGTTGATGCTAATCCTTAACCCATGCGCATAATATTAGTTTGAAAACACCCCTACAAGAAATATTTTAATCTGTCCATATTAGAAATGTTCAGTTCTTATCTACAAAAATTGAGCAGACCGTATTTATAATAATGCAGCAACTGCATAACAGGAAAGTGAATCTTGTTGGGCTTTTCTTTCCTAGTATCGAGTTGTAACGTTGTCCGTCGTAGTTTTCTACTCTCTGCTCTTTTGACCGTTATTGTTGCATCTCACGCTTTTCAATTTGTTATAGCACAGAGTACTGATAGGGAAAGATGCGAGGCAGAGATCTGCCATGTTGAGATAATAAAGGACGGTTTTATTCCGCGCACATTGATAGTGAAACGGGGTGCAACAGTTGTCTGGACAAACTATGATGAAAGCAGGCATACCGTTACCAGTGGTTCGCCAGGAGAGATTACTACACCACTTAAATCACTGCTTCTAGACAAGGGAGATATATACCAATTTACATTCGATCCCTCTAGCACCTATCTTGGGAGTTACAAGTATTTTGATCAGGTAACAAGGATCATGCGTGGAGAAATAATTGTGGAACAGGCAAAAGCTGTGAAAGAGGTGACAATGGTTCAAACAAATGCAATAAAGATAGATTTTAACAATGCCAAGTCCGGAGTGAAGGAAATTTCCTTTCAGAATGGCAGCGTTAAGAGCGTTGAAATTGATCCTGACGTTCTTGCCTTAATAGTAACGTTGGAAAATGTAGTAACGACAGGTAAACTGCACATTACATTGGATAGAAATTTGATTGATGCTAAAAATGATAACAGAGATACTTCTTTTACGATTCTTGTTGACGATAAGGAAGCGTTCCATGAAGAAATATCTGCCACACCTAGCGAACGAGCATTATATATCGTTGTACCAAGCAAGGCGACGAAGGTAAAGGTAGGAGGAACGGTTTCTCTTGTGATGCTTGCAAGTGAAGCTCTAACCAATGCCGAAATTAGCATAACGGAACATAAGAGCAGGGGTGTAGTTGTAACGGATGCCGAAGCCAAATTGAATGAAGCCAAAGATGCTTATGATAATAGCATGTATATGGATGCCAAAATCCTTGCAGATGATGCCGAGGCAATCGTTATTAACTTAAGCAACGTTGCATTAATTGCCAGCAAGTCAATAGATCTTGCTGAAGCGGCTATCAAAGAAGGCAGTGCAAAAGAACTTGATGTTTCCAAAGCAAGGCAGTTCTTGGATCTAGCTAAGCAGGAATATGTTAATGGCAACTATGAAAAAGTACTAAGCTTGACCCAGCAGGCTAAAACTGCAGCCTCTAATGCTACGGCTATTGTTAAGCGTGATGTTACGGCACGCGCAGAAACACTTGCGGTAAATAATGCAGATACAAGAACAGAAGCGCTTGATCAAGCATATCTGATGTATGGCGCAGTTGCTGCCTCACTTGCGGCCGTGGGAGCTGCTGTATATGCACACGTCACAAGGCGTGATGGTGCTGGAACTGCACACATGTCAGCTAACTCCGAAACTAAGAGAGTGATAGATCTAAACAAAATACTCGCGGAAAAACCATATCTTCGGGACTATGATGCAGAAGTCGTGAAATACATTGTTGAGAAAGGCGGAGCAGCCTATGAAGCAGAGATCCGAGAGAAGTTCAATCTTCCCAAATCTACAGCATGGAGGCTTGTTAGGCGTTTGGCGCGAGAGGGACTAGTTGAAGTAAAGAAAACTGGTGGTCAGAACCTTCTCAGAATAAGAGAAGAGTATACGCAAAAAGGCAATTCCATATAACACAGGAATTAGTTTTCATCGAAAATGATATTTATATTGAACCCACAAATTAGAACGTAATTGTCTTACATTTTGTTCAGGCAGAGATTCAAGTCGATTTATATAATAACACATAGGCTTGCCGATGCCGATGCCTATTGTTCCGCATATGGCATGGCAAAATTATTAACTAACATAATGAAAAATTCAAAGGTTAAGGTTGTATTTCCTGAGGGACTGAATAGTTTAGCAAGAAAGATCTATGATAAATATCCTATCAAAATAGAAAGTAACCCCAATTTCAAGAGAGCAGATCTGATAGTTATAGTTGATACCAATAATCCCTTATTGTTGTCAGAATTGATGCATGATGTGTTGCAGAGTGATGCCAAGAAGATACTTATCGACCATCATCCCTTGAATCGAGATGTAAAGAAAATTTCTGATGTGACAATCATAGATACCAGTGCGTCTTCTACAAGTGAAATCGTCTACGATCTTTACAGAACAAAAAAGGTGAATGTAAGCAAGAAAGTAGCGCAGGTACTGTTGATAGGAATAATGGCAGATTCGCAACATCTTTTTCTGGCTACTGGAAGGACCATAACAGTCGTAAGCGATTTGTACAAGAGAGGTGCCTCCGTAGAAGTTGCAAGGACGCTACTTTCTCGAGAAAGAGAGTTTCCTGAGAGAATAGCTAGGTTAAAAGCTGCCAGCAGAATTGCATTGTATAGTACGAATAGTTTGCTGGTTGCATTTTCTAGGATAGGTTCATTTCATGCTTCTGCAGCAAAGGCTTTGGTCGATCTTGGTGCTGATCTTGGCATTGTAGTCGGCAGCAACGGAAAGGAATCCAAGGCAAGTCTTCGATCAGCACAGAACTTCTATAAATCAACAAAAGTGCATTTGGGAACTGATATAGCTGCCACGATTTCAGAGTTTGGCGGCGGACATCCTACCGCTGCATCACTTTCAAGTAAAATTGACGCAAACGCACTAGAGAAGCTTTTGATGAAATGTATAGAAGAAAAGTTGGGCAAACTGGATGCTGTAAGGTGATATATATGCATGGAAAGGCAAGGATAGTTGTAGACGAGAGAGAAAGACAGAGTGGGGTTGCAGAGAAACTTTCCACATTGGGCACAATAGTAGATTTTAAACAATTGGATGTGGGAGATTACATAGTAGCGACAGACTGTGCCATTGAACGCAAGTCAGTGCAAGATCTTATAAAGTCCATTTATGACGGTAGATTATTTATTCAATGCTCTCAGCTTTCTGCCCATTATAACAGGCCTATTCTGGTTCTTGAAGGCAGTACCGACTCGATTGAAAGGCTTGTTGACAATCCTATGGTATTCTATGGCGCACTTGCATCGATTGCGCTAGATTTCAGGATACCAATAATACATACAACATCTGTGAACCACACTGCAGAAGTATTGGTAGCACTAGCGAATAGAGTGATTAAAAATGGAAAGACTGGACCACTACTTATGAAGGTAAAGAAAGGTAATCAAACACAAATTCAGCAACTAACCATCCTAACATCCCTGCCAGGTGTTGGTAACAAACTAGCTGTTAGACTGTTGAAGAAATTCAAAACACCGATCAAGGCATTAAACGCATCAACCGCTGAACTTGCCAGCATAGAGGGTATGGGATACACTAGGGCTGCGAAGATACGGAAGGTGCTTGATACACATGATACGGATAAAAAAGGGATATGCCAGACCGCGTTGGACGGTTATGATGTTGATAATAACAATACATGATATTCGCATATGAAATCAAACATGCGTGATTATAGAATACATAACTGATCGATTATAGTCGAAGAAGGAGTGCCAATCGGGTGCTACTGTTTCTGTACACCCTTCAATCTCGCTCTAAGCCTGTTTCCACAAATTTCACAAACTTTCTCATTCTTTGTATAACATATACCACAAGCAGTGCAATATCTTATCCACCTTCCAACCTTTGATATCCCCTTGCTCATAACGTACGATATCTTAATGTTTGAAAGTTTGGCAACATTTGCTATCGCATAGTCATCAGTAACTATCATAGGGTTAGCATCTCTCATTTCCAGTGCCAATGCAATTACAGAAAGATCAGCAT
The nucleotide sequence above comes from Nitrososphaerales archaeon. Encoded proteins:
- a CDS encoding ERCC4 domain-containing protein codes for the protein MHGKARIVVDERERQSGVAEKLSTLGTIVDFKQLDVGDYIVATDCAIERKSVQDLIKSIYDGRLFIQCSQLSAHYNRPILVLEGSTDSIERLVDNPMVFYGALASIALDFRIPIIHTTSVNHTAEVLVALANRVIKNGKTGPLLMKVKKGNQTQIQQLTILTSLPGVGNKLAVRLLKKFKTPIKALNASTAELASIEGMGYTRAAKIRKVLDTHDTDKKGICQTALDGYDVDNNNT
- a CDS encoding NOB1 family endonuclease; amino-acid sequence: MQNSVSSVILDASAFYAGIPFLGSSKCYTTGSILNEIKHIKKAFSVIEALIDAGNVVIKEPEKKYIGIAREIARRSGDLVNMSDADLSVIALALEMRDANPMIVTDDYAIANVAKLSNIKISYVMSKGISKVGRWIRYCTACGICYTKNEKVCEICGNRLRARLKGVQKQ
- a CDS encoding DHH family phosphoesterase — translated: MFRQRFKSIYIITHRLADADAYCSAYGMAKLLTNIMKNSKVKVVFPEGLNSLARKIYDKYPIKIESNPNFKRADLIVIVDTNNPLLLSELMHDVLQSDAKKILIDHHPLNRDVKKISDVTIIDTSASSTSEIVYDLYRTKKVNVSKKVAQVLLIGIMADSQHLFLATGRTITVVSDLYKRGASVEVARTLLSREREFPERIARLKAASRIALYSTNSLLVAFSRIGSFHASAAKALVDLGADLGIVVGSNGKESKASLRSAQNFYKSTKVHLGTDIAATISEFGGGHPTAASLSSKIDANALEKLLMKCIEEKLGKLDAVR
- a CDS encoding matrixin family metalloprotease gives rise to the protein MRHMIIFGIAGSLLLLSLLSLSNLQVIATESDKSNSIGICCAWNSKLADGELSFKISGGDETARNAVRDAIKEWEIVQDLTLTEISGKEKIDINVQFKKGGGMIAGQALRKFDGNSFIDSVQIQISGSAFGTPSNVATVKQITRHEMGHALGIGHANFDGDLMSTTVQSGSENVSICDINGVKAANHLKFEDNSSPHHPHTDHVHCT
- a CDS encoding GNAT family N-acetyltransferase, with amino-acid sequence MPPKTKINFKIREIKEDDLGKGFFKTLSNLAEIGEVSKNSLKARKILQAIKSNPLHKIFVAVSDDGEVIGLTTLLIEQKFIHDGGKVAHIEDVVTRKEYQGLGIGSALIHKVLKLAKERNCYKVILDCSERNVEYYEKLGFKRHSVSMRYDLK
- a CDS encoding helix-turn-helix domain-containing protein, which encodes MTVIVASHAFQFVIAQSTDRERCEAEICHVEIIKDGFIPRTLIVKRGATVVWTNYDESRHTVTSGSPGEITTPLKSLLLDKGDIYQFTFDPSSTYLGSYKYFDQVTRIMRGEIIVEQAKAVKEVTMVQTNAIKIDFNNAKSGVKEISFQNGSVKSVEIDPDVLALIVTLENVVTTGKLHITLDRNLIDAKNDNRDTSFTILVDDKEAFHEEISATPSERALYIVVPSKATKVKVGGTVSLVMLASEALTNAEISITEHKSRGVVVTDAEAKLNEAKDAYDNSMYMDAKILADDAEAIVINLSNVALIASKSIDLAEAAIKEGSAKELDVSKARQFLDLAKQEYVNGNYEKVLSLTQQAKTAASNATAIVKRDVTARAETLAVNNADTRTEALDQAYLMYGAVAASLAAVGAAVYAHVTRRDGAGTAHMSANSETKRVIDLNKILAEKPYLRDYDAEVVKYIVEKGGAAYEAEIREKFNLPKSTAWRLVRRLAREGLVEVKKTGGQNLLRIREEYTQKGNSI